The Bacteroidota bacterium region AGGCCGGAAGATTTTATTATCACTGTACGTGATATAGAAATAGCCTCAGGTGCCGGATTTGTGATACCTATTACAGGTAAAATGATGCGTATGCCGGGATTACCTGCTATACCAGCTGCAGAGGGGATGGACATTGATAATGAGGGTAATATTAGCGGATTGTCATAATTATTTTTTAAAATAAATTGAAGAAGTCATCCATTTGGATGACTTTTTTTTTATATATTTAAAGGACATTCTAGTAACTTAAAATTCGTAAAAGTATGACAATAACATTCAACGAACTTAGGCGTATTAAAGATAACCTACCTTCCGGTTCAATTCACAAAATTGCAGATGCACTGAATCTATCCGATGAAAGTGTCAGAAATTATTTTGGTGGTCACGATTTTGATCATGGAAAATCAATGGGAGTCCATATAGAACAGGGTCCTGATGGTGGGATAGTGGAGTTAGATGATGATTCAATATTGTTATTTGCAAAAAGAATAATTGGAGAGAGTTGATACTGATTTTTTCTTTACGTAATTACTAATTGTATTAAAATATAAAGGCTGTTTTAGAATAATGTATTCTGAAACAGCCTTTTTTCCTTACAATAAAGGAATAAGAAAATTTATGATTCACTTAAAACAGCTGGAGCAGTTTTATATTTAGCGTCCACATCTCCTGTCAGAGTGTT contains the following coding sequences:
- a CDS encoding DNA-binding protein; protein product: MTITFNELRRIKDNLPSGSIHKIADALNLSDESVRNYFGGHDFDHGKSMGVHIEQGPDGGIVELDDDSILLFAKRIIGES